Proteins from a single region of Hordeum vulgare subsp. vulgare chromosome 6H, MorexV3_pseudomolecules_assembly, whole genome shotgun sequence:
- the LOC123404008 gene encoding CRS2-associated factor 2, mitochondrial, with protein sequence MLFSRKLLPWAPCPRQSQAQALLHRLFCAFYPTNLDDDDPPFTRIPESLPRSPTPPPPKPRDQPAKISPDEPVYSELPFDFRYSYSETDPAWKPIGFREPTRFSPFGPGRLDRPWDGVAATAARAEGNREDVYDGASCRDEVLGEVLSEVEVAELVERYRHSDCSRQINLGKGGVTHNMLDDIHNHWRRAEAVRIKCLGVATLDMDNICFHLEDKTGGRIIYRSINILILYRGRNYDPKQRPVIPLMLWKPLAPIYPKVVQNVAEGLTFEETKEMRNRGLHSPPLMKLTRNGVYVNVVDKVREAFKTSEVVRLDCSHTGTSDCKKIGVKLRDLVPCIPILFKDEQIILWRGKRDQEDSVSAHCISRPQ encoded by the exons ATGCTCTTCAGTCGGAAGCTTCTCCCATGGGCGCCGTGCCCCAGACAGTCACAAGCCCAGGCTCTGCTCCACCGCCTATTTTGCGCCTTCTACCCAACCAACCTCGATGACGATGACCCCCCGTTCACTCGAATCCCCGAAAGCCTGCCTCGATCTCCAACACCGCCGCCACCGAAGCCCAGAGACCAGCCTGCCAAGATCAGCCCCGACGAGCCGGTGTACTCCGAACTTCCCTTCGACTTCCGGTATTCGTACTCGGAGACTGACCCAGCTTGGAAACCCATTGGGTTCCGTGAGCCCACCCGGTTTTCGCCCTTTGGCCCCGGCCGCCTTGACCGGCCTTGGGACGgcgtcgccgccaccgccgcgcGTGCTGAAGGGAACAGAGAAGATGTTTATGACGGTGCAAGTTGTAGGGATGAGGTTCTTGGCGAGGTGCTGTCGGAAGTGGAGGTGGCGGAGCTCGTGGAGAGGTACCGGCACAGCGACTGCTCCCGGCAGATCAATTTGG GGAAAGGTGGTGTAACTCATAATATGCTCGACGACATCCACAACCACTGGAGACGTGCAGAAGCGGTCAGAATCAAATGTCTTGGGGTTGCAACTCTTGACATGGACAATATATGCTTCCATCTCGAG GATAAAACAGGTGGGAGAATCATATACCGTAGCATAAACATACTCATCCTATATCGTGGCCGGAACTATGATCCAAAACAACGGCCTGTCATACCATTGATGTTGTGGAAGCCATTGGCTCCTATTTATCCTAAGGTTGTCCAAAATGTTGCTGAAGGGTTGACTTTTGAGGAAACAAAAGAAATGAGAAACAGAGGATTACATTCGCCACCTCTTATGAAACTGA CTAGGAATGGTgtttatgttaatgttgttgataAAGTGAGAGAGGCCTTTAAGACTTCGGAAGTTGTAAGACTAGATTGCTCGCACACCGGTACCAGTGATTGCAAAAAAATTGGTGTGAAGCTGAGG GATTTGGTTCCATGCATTCCTATATTATTTAAAGATGAACAAATTATTCTCTGGAGAGGGAAGCGggaccaggaggactctgtttcTGCTCATTGTATTTCTCGACCACAGTGA
- the LOC123404009 gene encoding fatty acid desaturase 4, chloroplastic-like yields MNFIYHKLPRSSSLHHIQGSQVNSHSRALSQRESDLRGREMRRVTLPSTNNSAAVICSYKASSPRNFWLEFALNGSRSRAYVEAATMPAMYALTPHCALPPHRRAPPPCRAATPTPAALARADPDELRSTWPQRAWTLAGSAAVLSSLSASASLAADSGSYAEPLAAALAAYTLADLATGVYHWLVDNYGDASTPLVGAQIAAFQGHHRHPSTITRREPCNNLHALARAVAFALPAVEGAAAAAHAPAAAHAFAGTFAACVVLSQQFHSWAHEKRRRLPPGVEALQDAGVLVSRAQHAAHHRQPYSTNYCILSGMWNGVLDRHKVFEALEMVVFFRTGVRPRSWDETQTAWMEDTSAIAVPDSS; encoded by the coding sequence atgaattttatatACCACAAGTTACCACGTAGTTCATCACTCCACCACATACAAGGCTCACAAGTAAACAGCCATAGCCGTGCACTTTCCCAGAGAGAAAGCGatttgagagggagagagatgagacGAGTTACATTGCCGTCCACTAATAATTCAGCTGCTGTGATCTGCTCCTATAAAGCCAGCAGCCCGCGCAACTTCTGGCTGGAATTTGCTTTGAACGGAAGCCGATCACGCGCGTACGTGGAAGCAGCGACCATGCCAGCCATGTACGCGCTGACCCCCCACTGCGCCCTCCCGCCGCACCGCAGAGCGCCGCCGCCGTGCCGGGCGGCCACGCCGACGCCGGCCGCGCTGGCCCGCGCCGACCCGGACGAGCTGCGGTCCACGTGGCCGCAGCGCGCGTGGACGCTGGCgggctcggccgccgtgctctCCTCGCTCTCCGCGtccgcctccctcgccgccgaCTCCGGCTCCTACGCCGAGCCGCTCGCCGCCGCGCTCGCCGCGTACACCCTCGCCGACCTCGCCACGGGCGTGTACCACTGGCTCGTCGACAACTACGGGGACGCCTCCACGCCGCTCGTCGGCGCGCAGATCGCCGCCTTCCAGGGCCACCATCGCCACCCCTCCACCATCACGCGCCGGGAGCCCTGCAACAACCTGCACGCGCTGGCGCGCGCCGTCGCGTTCGCGCTCCCCGCCGTGGAGggcgcggccgccgccgcccacgcGCCGGCCGCCGCGCACGCCTTCGCGGGGACCTTCGCGGCGTGCGTGGTGCTGAGCCAGCAGTTCCACTCGTGGGCGCACGAGAAGCGCCGCCGGCTGCCGCCCGGCGTCGAGGCGCTGCAGGACGCCGGCGTGCTGGTGTCGCGCGCGCAGCACGCCGCGCACCACCGGCAGCCCTACAGCACCAACTACTGCATCCTCAGCGGCATGTGGAACGGGGTGCTGGACAGGCACAAGGTGTTCGAGGCGCTGGAGATGGTCGTCTTCTTCCGCACCGGCGTCCGCCCGCGGTCGTGGGACGAAACGCAGACCGCCTGGATGGAGGACACTAGCGCCATTGCTGTTCCTGACAGTTCGTAA